A single genomic interval of Arachis duranensis cultivar V14167 chromosome 7, aradu.V14167.gnm2.J7QH, whole genome shotgun sequence harbors:
- the LOC107458551 gene encoding uncharacterized protein LOC107458551, which yields MPLYAKFLKELMTRKRNWGEKETVVLTEECSAIIQKKLLQKLKDPRSFQIPCIIGDMNIEKALCDLGASINLMSLAMMKRMRIEEAKPTRMALQLADRTFKFSHGVVEDLLVKVG from the coding sequence ATGCCGCTCTATGCCAAATTTTTAAAGGAGCTCATGACAAGGAAGAGGAATTGGGGAGAGAAAGAGACTGTAGTGCTCACTGAGGAGTGTAGTGCCATAATACAAAAGAAGCTTCTCCAAAAACTGAAAGATCCTAGGAGCTTCCAAATCCCATGTATCATTGGAGATATGAATATTGAGAAGGCATTATGTGATCTCGGagcaagcataaacctcatgtcTTTGGCCATGATGAAAAGAATGAGAATAGAGGAAGCCAAGCCAACAAGGATGGCACTTCAATTGGCTGACAGAACGTTTAAATTCTCCCATGGTGTGGTGGAAGATCTATTGGTGAAAGTGGGATAA